The following are from one region of the Trueperaceae bacterium genome:
- the metG gene encoding methionine--tRNA ligase subunit beta: APEVAPLEHKPEIGIDDFAKVELRVGTITAAEDHPNADRLWVLTVDLGPETRTVVSGIKAHYAAEDLVGTTVIVVANLAPAKLRGVTSQGMILAAEDAEGTLSLAGLDRPLAPGSEVR, encoded by the coding sequence GGCGCCGGAGGTAGCGCCGCTGGAGCACAAGCCGGAGATCGGCATCGACGACTTCGCGAAGGTGGAGTTGCGCGTCGGCACCATCACGGCGGCGGAGGACCACCCGAACGCCGACCGGTTGTGGGTCCTCACCGTCGACCTGGGGCCCGAGACGCGGACGGTGGTGTCGGGCATCAAGGCGCACTACGCCGCCGAGGACCTGGTCGGGACGACCGTGATCGTGGTGGCGAACCTGGCGCCCGCGAAGCTGCGGGGGGTGACGTCGCAGGGCATGATCCTCGCGGCGGAGGATGCGGAGGGCACCCTGTCGCTGGCCGGCCTCGACCGGCCGCTGGCGCCCGGCTCCGAGGTGCGGTGA
- a CDS encoding META domain-containing protein yields the protein MRDAAPACVGTWVRAGLLGLVLLGAAAGAAGGPGPNGVVPEGTWWAVRWATPDGVRTQVPSARYALTVSGTDVFGTAACNRFAGRVADPAGVRVFGPLATTKAYCGDDGRGEAYVRALGAATSVDVAGDRLHLRGPEGDVTLVPAEGPADGGRQPSSSAARNRSP from the coding sequence GTGAGGGACGCCGCGCCGGCGTGCGTCGGGACCTGGGTTCGGGCGGGCCTCCTGGGGCTCGTCCTCCTCGGGGCGGCTGCGGGAGCGGCGGGCGGCCCCGGGCCGAACGGCGTCGTGCCGGAGGGCACCTGGTGGGCGGTGCGTTGGGCGACGCCGGACGGCGTACGGACGCAGGTGCCGTCGGCCCGGTACGCGTTGACGGTGTCGGGGACCGACGTCTTCGGGACGGCGGCCTGCAACCGCTTCGCGGGCCGCGTCGCCGACCCCGCCGGCGTGCGCGTGTTCGGTCCGTTGGCGACGACGAAGGCGTACTGCGGCGACGACGGCCGCGGGGAGGCGTACGTCCGGGCGTTGGGGGCGGCGACGTCGGTGGACGTCGCGGGGGACCGGCTCCACCTGCGGGGGCCGGAGGGGGACGTGACGTTGGTGCCGGCCGAGGGGCCGGCGGACGGGGGGCGTCAGCCCTCGTCGAGCGCGGCGAGGAACCGTTCGCCGTAG
- the recQ gene encoding DNA helicase RecQ, which produces MPEPPAAPTPSTRARALEVLKRTWGYDAFRGDQGDVVVRVADGGDALVLMPTGGGKSLCYQLPALLRDGTAVVVSPLIALMQDQVAALRELGVRASYLNSSLTPDARREVEADLLAGRLDLVYVAPERLVNEPTLALLERTPLALFAIDEAHCVSQWGHDFRPEYLQLSVLAERFPGVPRIALTATADGVTRREMREKLRLEDARTYVSSFDRPNIHYQVTDKRNARQQFLAFYRAKHVGDAGIVYAMTRKTVDRTAEWLRTQGVDALPYHAGLDREVRAAHQERFLREDGVVIVATIAFGMGIDKPDVRFVAHLDLPKSLEGYYQETGRAGRDGRPADAFLTYGLQDVVQVRRLLASGDGDEAYQRVTRQRLEALLGYCETSSCRRQVLLRYFGEDLDAPCGHCDTCLDPVPTFDGTVPAQKLLSTVVRTGQRFGAGHLVDVLLGKRTPRVERLGHQDVSTFGIGRDLDEHGWRSVVRQLVASGHLVTDDEGHGSLRVGPAAASLLRGETTVALREDRVAPAAKGGAGGAAPRRREAPADLDDPEDHARFERLRAVRTAIAREAGVPPYVVFHDATLREIAVRQPRDQAELADVQGVGAAKLARYGERFLAALDEG; this is translated from the coding sequence ATGCCCGAGCCCCCGGCCGCCCCCACCCCCAGCACCCGCGCGCGGGCGCTGGAGGTCCTGAAACGCACGTGGGGCTACGACGCCTTCCGCGGGGACCAGGGCGACGTCGTCGTCCGCGTCGCGGACGGCGGCGACGCCCTGGTCCTGATGCCGACGGGCGGCGGGAAGTCGCTCTGTTACCAACTCCCGGCCCTGCTGCGCGACGGCACCGCCGTCGTCGTCTCGCCCCTCATCGCGTTGATGCAGGACCAGGTCGCCGCCCTCCGCGAGCTCGGGGTGCGCGCCAGCTACCTGAACTCGAGCCTCACGCCCGACGCCCGCCGCGAGGTCGAGGCCGACCTGCTCGCCGGCCGCCTCGACCTGGTGTACGTCGCGCCGGAGCGGCTCGTGAACGAGCCCACCCTCGCGCTGTTGGAGCGCACGCCCTTGGCGTTGTTCGCCATCGACGAGGCGCACTGCGTCTCGCAGTGGGGGCACGACTTCCGACCGGAGTACCTGCAGCTCTCCGTGTTGGCCGAGCGCTTCCCCGGCGTCCCCCGCATCGCGCTGACCGCCACCGCCGACGGCGTCACCCGCCGCGAGATGCGCGAGAAGTTGCGCCTCGAGGACGCCCGCACGTACGTCTCCAGCTTCGACCGGCCCAACATCCACTACCAGGTGACCGACAAGCGCAACGCCCGCCAGCAGTTCCTGGCGTTCTACCGCGCGAAGCACGTCGGGGACGCCGGCATCGTCTACGCCATGACCCGCAAGACCGTCGACCGTACCGCCGAGTGGTTGCGGACGCAGGGCGTCGACGCGCTGCCGTACCACGCCGGCCTCGACCGCGAGGTCCGCGCCGCGCATCAGGAGCGCTTCCTGCGCGAGGACGGCGTCGTGATCGTGGCGACGATCGCCTTCGGGATGGGCATCGACAAGCCCGACGTGCGCTTCGTCGCGCACCTCGACCTCCCTAAGAGCCTCGAGGGGTACTACCAGGAGACCGGCCGCGCCGGTCGCGACGGCCGGCCCGCCGACGCCTTCCTGACGTACGGCCTCCAGGACGTCGTCCAGGTCCGGCGCCTCCTGGCGTCGGGGGACGGGGACGAGGCGTACCAGCGCGTCACCCGGCAACGCCTCGAGGCGCTGCTCGGCTACTGCGAGACGTCCAGCTGCCGCCGGCAGGTGCTGCTGCGCTACTTCGGGGAGGACCTGGACGCGCCGTGCGGCCACTGCGACACCTGCCTCGACCCCGTCCCCACGTTCGACGGGACCGTCCCCGCCCAGAAGCTGTTGTCCACCGTCGTCCGCACCGGGCAACGCTTCGGCGCGGGGCATCTCGTCGACGTGCTGCTCGGCAAACGCACCCCCCGCGTCGAACGGCTCGGGCACCAGGACGTCTCGACGTTCGGGATCGGGCGCGACCTCGACGAGCACGGCTGGCGGTCCGTCGTCCGCCAACTCGTGGCCTCGGGCCACCTCGTGACCGACGACGAGGGGCACGGCTCGTTGCGCGTCGGGCCCGCCGCCGCGTCGCTGTTGCGGGGGGAGACGACCGTCGCGCTGCGCGAGGATCGCGTCGCCCCCGCCGCGAAGGGTGGGGCGGGCGGCGCGGCGCCCCGCCGCCGCGAGGCGCCGGCCGACCTGGACGACCCCGAAGACCACGCCCGCTTCGAGCGCCTGCGCGCCGTCCGCACCGCGATCGCGCGCGAGGCGGGCGTCCCTCCGTACGTCGTGTTTCACGACGCCACCCTGCGCGAGATCGCGGTCCGGCAACCGCGCGACCAGGCGGAGCTCGCCGACGTCCAGGGGGTCGGCGCCGCGAAGCTCGCGCGCTACGGCGAACGGTTCCTCGCCGCGCTCGACGAGGGCTGA
- a CDS encoding aminopeptidase yields the protein MPDAPTDTDLRRYADLAIHVGVALREGQRLVVRAPLHAAPLARALARSAYAAGAPYVDVDWSDEEIAKIRFLEAPEGTFEELPYGQAEANLGRAERGDAFLSITGEDPEALKDADPERIATFRAAASAANKPYRAYAMADRIAWSVIAAPSPGWARKVFPDAGEDAPARLWRAIFAATRADRDDPVAAWREHVAELDRRAAVLEDARFDALHFRGPGTDLRVGLADHHRWASGGSTTPEGQTFVANMPTEEVFTAPHAHRVNGTVRASVPLSQGGHLIEDFELRFEGGVAVAAHAAKGQEVLDRLLATDAGARRLGEVALVSADSPIRDGAPLFYNTLFDENAASHVALGQGYRFCVHGGPDASDDAVAGWGLNDSLIHVDFMIGSAAMDVDGVHGDPEGDRDGDDGTRTPIMRAGRFVL from the coding sequence ATGCCCGACGCACCGACCGACACCGACCTCCGCCGCTACGCCGACCTCGCGATCCACGTCGGGGTCGCCCTCCGCGAAGGCCAACGCCTCGTGGTGCGCGCGCCCCTGCACGCCGCGCCGCTCGCGCGGGCCCTCGCCCGCAGCGCCTACGCCGCCGGCGCGCCCTACGTCGACGTCGACTGGAGCGACGAGGAGATCGCCAAGATCCGCTTCCTCGAGGCGCCCGAGGGCACCTTCGAGGAGCTGCCCTACGGCCAAGCGGAGGCGAACCTGGGGCGCGCCGAGCGCGGCGACGCGTTCCTCTCCATCACCGGCGAGGACCCCGAAGCCCTCAAGGACGCCGACCCCGAACGCATCGCCACGTTCCGCGCCGCGGCGTCGGCGGCGAACAAGCCGTACCGCGCGTACGCGATGGCCGACCGCATCGCCTGGTCGGTGATCGCCGCGCCGTCCCCCGGCTGGGCCCGCAAGGTGTTCCCCGACGCCGGCGAGGACGCCCCCGCGCGGTTGTGGCGCGCGATCTTCGCCGCGACCCGAGCCGACCGCGACGATCCCGTCGCCGCCTGGCGCGAGCACGTCGCGGAACTCGACCGCCGCGCGGCGGTCCTCGAGGACGCCCGCTTCGACGCCCTGCACTTCCGCGGGCCCGGCACCGACCTCCGCGTCGGCCTCGCCGACCACCACCGGTGGGCGTCGGGCGGCAGCACCACCCCCGAGGGCCAGACGTTCGTGGCGAACATGCCGACCGAGGAGGTGTTCACCGCCCCGCACGCCCACCGGGTGAACGGCACCGTCCGCGCCAGCGTCCCGCTGTCGCAGGGCGGCCACCTCATCGAGGACTTCGAGTTGCGCTTCGAGGGGGGCGTCGCCGTCGCCGCGCACGCCGCGAAGGGCCAGGAGGTCCTCGACCGACTGCTCGCCACCGACGCCGGCGCGCGGCGGCTCGGGGAGGTCGCGCTCGTGTCCGCCGACAGCCCCATTCGCGACGGCGCGCCGCTGTTCTACAACACCCTCTTCGACGAGAACGCCGCTTCGCACGTCGCGCTCGGGCAGGGCTACCGCTTCTGCGTGCACGGGGGGCCCGACGCCTCCGACGACGCGGTCGCGGGGTGGGGCCTCAACGACAGCCTCATCCACGTCGACTTCATGATCGGTTCCGCCGCCATGGACGTCGACGGCGTCCACGGCGACCCCGAGGGCGACCGGGACGGGGACGACGGGACGCGCACCCCGATCATGCGCGCGGGCCGCTTCGTGCTCTGA
- the ribD gene encoding bifunctional diaminohydroxyphosphoribosylaminopyrimidine deaminase/5-amino-6-(5-phosphoribosylamino)uracil reductase RibD, which translates to MNRRARVAPATVVTYEPETDRPRSGHARFMTTALELAERGRGTTSPNPLVGCVLVHPAHPGSDHGAIVGRGYHAEAGGPHAEVVALEAADGFTEGATAYVTLEPCNHHGRTPPCTEALIEAGVARVVVATLDPDPRVRGRGVARLREAGVQVEVGVLADLAEAQNEPYLTAQREGRPWVLYKTATSLDGKTAATSGDARWVTGPAARDRVHALRGRVDAVAVGIATVLQDDPRLTTRGGHGRTPRKVVFDGAARTPVDAALFQPDDANVPADVTIFVGTDAPAERVAALRAAGADVVAPGGAARPRVAAALASLHEREVRSLLLEGGGTLAAAFLAANAIDRVAWFLAPTLVGGDAPTALAGAGAPRMADATALADVTYEAVGDDLLVEGRVVRPGPPDAADDASAPTPAPRPGDAT; encoded by the coding sequence GTGAATCGCCGCGCGCGCGTCGCGCCGGCGACCGTCGTGACGTACGAACCCGAGACCGACCGGCCGCGTTCCGGCCACGCACGCTTCATGACGACCGCGCTCGAGCTCGCCGAGCGGGGGCGGGGCACGACGTCCCCGAACCCGCTGGTGGGCTGCGTCCTCGTGCACCCCGCGCACCCCGGCTCGGATCACGGCGCGATCGTGGGGCGCGGCTACCACGCCGAAGCGGGCGGCCCGCACGCGGAGGTCGTGGCGCTCGAGGCGGCGGACGGCTTCACGGAGGGCGCCACGGCGTACGTCACGCTGGAGCCCTGCAACCACCACGGCCGCACCCCCCCGTGCACCGAGGCGTTGATCGAGGCGGGCGTCGCGCGGGTCGTCGTCGCCACCCTCGATCCCGACCCCCGCGTCCGCGGGCGCGGCGTCGCGCGCCTCCGGGAGGCGGGCGTCCAGGTGGAGGTCGGCGTCCTCGCCGACCTCGCCGAAGCGCAGAACGAGCCGTACCTCACCGCCCAACGCGAGGGGCGACCGTGGGTGCTGTACAAGACCGCCACCAGCCTGGACGGCAAGACCGCCGCGACGTCGGGGGACGCGCGGTGGGTGACGGGCCCCGCGGCACGCGACCGGGTGCACGCCCTGCGCGGCCGCGTGGACGCCGTCGCGGTCGGGATCGCCACGGTCCTGCAGGACGACCCCCGCCTGACGACGCGCGGCGGGCACGGCCGCACGCCCCGGAAGGTCGTGTTCGACGGCGCCGCCCGCACCCCCGTCGATGCGGCGCTGTTCCAGCCCGACGACGCGAACGTCCCCGCCGACGTCACGATCTTCGTCGGGACCGACGCGCCGGCGGAGCGCGTCGCGGCGCTCCGTGCCGCCGGCGCCGACGTCGTCGCGCCGGGCGGTGCGGCCCGCCCGCGCGTCGCGGCGGCCCTCGCCAGCCTCCACGAACGCGAGGTCCGCAGCCTGCTTCTGGAGGGCGGCGGGACGCTCGCCGCGGCGTTCCTCGCCGCCAACGCGATCGACCGGGTCGCCTGGTTCCTCGCCCCGACCCTGGTCGGCGGGGACGCCCCCACCGCGCTCGCCGGCGCCGGCGCGCCCCGCATGGCGGACGCGACCGCCCTCGCCGACGTCACCTACGAGGCGGTCGGCGACGACCTGCTCGTCGAAGGTCGCGTCGTGCGGCCCGGCCCCCCCGACGCGGCCGACGACGCGTCGGCCCCCACCCCCGCACCCCGCCCGGGGGACGCGACGTGA
- a CDS encoding riboflavin synthase, giving the protein MFSGIVEEVGRVATVGRSHGDVRVRVEATTVLEDLKVGDSVAVSGCCLTAVAVDATGFEVELTDETVRATAPRWAAGATVNLERALPADGRFGGHVVAGHVEGVGRIAAREDRDGATVLTVESDPALARWWIPKGSVTVDGVSLTVVDVGGPGGTRADLPAHAFTLWLIPHTLHVTTLHELQPGDAVNLEADVMARYAARAAALADGADA; this is encoded by the coding sequence GTGTTCAGCGGCATCGTAGAGGAAGTCGGTCGCGTCGCGACGGTCGGACGGTCGCACGGCGACGTGCGCGTCCGCGTCGAGGCGACCACCGTCCTGGAGGACCTGAAGGTCGGCGACTCCGTCGCCGTCTCCGGCTGTTGCCTGACCGCCGTCGCGGTGGACGCGACCGGCTTCGAGGTCGAGTTGACCGACGAGACCGTCCGCGCGACCGCCCCCCGCTGGGCCGCGGGCGCGACGGTGAACCTGGAGCGGGCCCTGCCCGCCGACGGGCGGTTCGGGGGGCACGTCGTCGCCGGGCACGTCGAGGGGGTCGGCCGCATCGCGGCCCGCGAGGACCGCGACGGCGCGACGGTCCTGACGGTGGAGAGCGACCCGGCGCTGGCGCGCTGGTGGATCCCGAAGGGCAGCGTCACGGTGGACGGCGTGAGCCTCACCGTCGTCGACGTCGGGGGGCCGGGCGGGACCCGCGCCGACCTGCCGGCGCACGCCTTCACGTTGTGGTTGATCCCGCACACCCTGCACGTCACGACGCTGCACGAACTCCAGCCGGGCGACGCGGTGAACCTCGAGGCGGACGTGATGGCGCGCTACGCCGCGCGCGCCGCGGCCCTCGCGGACGGAGCGGACGCGTGA
- a CDS encoding bifunctional 3,4-dihydroxy-2-butanone-4-phosphate synthase/GTP cyclohydrolase II: MNRDPRLADVDALLEDLRAGRPVIVVDDEDRENEGDLILPAQFADADALAFLIRHTGGVVCLALPGATADRLELPMMVERNTARRQTAYTVSIEAREGVTTGISAADRATTLRTAADPASGPDDLARPGHVFPLRAADGGVLRRAGHTEAAVDLCRLAGLEPAGAISELMHDDGTLMRLPALLDFAETHGLRVGSIADLIAYRLARHDGFVTREASAELPTPEGTFVVHGYRDAETGDEHVALVMGDVTTDAPVLVRMHSECLTGDALHSLRCDCGAQRDAAMRAIADAGRGVLVYLRQEGRGIGLIPKLQAYALQDAGADTVEANERLGFPADLREYGVGAQILLDLGVERLRLLTNNPRKVAGLEGFGLTIVAREPLHVGETEHNARYLATKVAKLGHHEDDANLGLDEAR; this comes from the coding sequence GTGAACCGCGACCCGCGCCTCGCGGACGTCGACGCCCTCCTGGAGGACCTGCGCGCCGGGCGTCCGGTGATCGTGGTGGACGACGAGGACCGCGAGAACGAGGGGGACCTGATCCTCCCCGCGCAGTTCGCCGACGCCGACGCGTTGGCGTTCCTGATCCGGCACACGGGCGGGGTCGTCTGTCTGGCGTTGCCGGGCGCGACCGCCGACCGGCTGGAGCTCCCCATGATGGTCGAGCGCAACACCGCCCGCCGGCAGACGGCGTACACGGTCTCCATCGAGGCGCGCGAGGGGGTCACGACCGGCATCAGTGCCGCCGACCGCGCCACCACCCTCCGCACCGCCGCCGACCCCGCGTCGGGGCCGGACGACCTGGCGCGGCCGGGGCACGTCTTCCCGCTCCGCGCGGCGGACGGCGGGGTGTTGCGCCGCGCGGGGCACACCGAAGCGGCGGTCGACCTGTGCCGCCTGGCCGGCCTCGAGCCGGCCGGCGCGATCAGCGAACTGATGCACGACGACGGCACCCTCATGCGCCTCCCGGCCTTGCTGGACTTCGCCGAGACGCACGGGCTTCGGGTCGGCTCGATCGCGGACCTGATCGCCTACCGCCTGGCGCGCCACGACGGGTTCGTGACGCGCGAAGCGAGCGCGGAGCTGCCGACGCCCGAGGGGACGTTCGTGGTGCACGGCTACCGCGACGCGGAAACCGGGGACGAGCACGTCGCGTTGGTGATGGGCGACGTCACGACCGACGCACCGGTGCTGGTGCGCATGCACAGCGAGTGCCTGACCGGCGACGCGCTGCACAGCCTGCGCTGCGACTGCGGTGCGCAACGCGACGCGGCGATGCGCGCCATCGCCGACGCCGGCCGCGGGGTGCTCGTGTACCTGCGGCAGGAGGGGCGCGGCATCGGCCTGATCCCGAAACTGCAGGCGTACGCGCTGCAGGACGCGGGCGCGGACACGGTCGAGGCCAACGAACGCCTGGGCTTCCCCGCCGACCTGCGCGAGTACGGCGTCGGTGCGCAGATCCTGCTGGATCTGGGGGTCGAACGCCTCCGGCTCCTCACGAACAACCCCCGGAAGGTGGCGGGGCTCGAGGGGTTCGGCCTCACGATCGTGGCGCGGGAACCGCTGCACGTCGGCGAGACGGAGCACAACGCGCGCTACCTGGCGACGAAGGTCGCGAAGCTCGGGCATCACGAGGACGACGCGAACCTCGGGCTCGACGAGGCTCGCTAG
- a CDS encoding sugar ABC transporter substrate-binding protein, translated as MFTRTLLAILLSLVASTAAAQTLRYFSWNPELAEIEAPLIAAFEEEHGVTVEVEALPPDQYWPRMRALAAAGRLPDVFYMSSGFIAEWQSEGLLADLTPFVADLDLSDYYSGVLSVAEFPQGGNVYAFPVNWVGTVLYYNADAFDAAGVAYPNDDWTWDDFLTAADALTIDENGDGTIDQWGYWAYGRYAHIEPWIFNNGGDLLNEARTRLDVNDGAREALTFLTDLVHEHGVAPTPASLEGIRQQDVFPQGIAAMWVDGTWNIANNRTIVDGAFAWDIAQVPNGPSSTGDVGYTWPDMMAMSPNGDQQDLAFDFIRHMTGEERSTDLYLGGTVPFLRTTAQSDAWLELDQQPANKDVILDIGSLPGKTSFTPNWGEWRGYAAAEEGGMNGELDAAFNGSKTIDEAIERFTEYGNGVLERVYPNP; from the coding sequence ATGTTTACCCGCACGCTGCTCGCCATCCTCCTCTCGCTCGTCGCGTCTACGGCCGCGGCCCAGACGCTTCGGTACTTCTCGTGGAACCCCGAGCTCGCCGAGATCGAAGCGCCCCTCATCGCGGCGTTCGAGGAAGAACACGGCGTCACCGTCGAGGTCGAAGCGCTGCCACCCGACCAGTATTGGCCTCGGATGCGTGCCCTCGCGGCAGCTGGCCGTCTTCCAGATGTGTTCTACATGTCGAGCGGCTTCATCGCCGAGTGGCAAAGCGAAGGCTTGCTCGCTGACCTCACGCCCTTCGTTGCCGACCTCGACTTGAGCGATTACTACTCGGGCGTCCTGAGCGTCGCCGAGTTTCCTCAGGGCGGCAACGTCTACGCGTTCCCCGTCAACTGGGTCGGAACCGTCCTTTACTACAATGCCGACGCGTTCGACGCCGCCGGCGTGGCCTACCCGAACGACGACTGGACGTGGGATGACTTCCTCACCGCTGCGGACGCCCTCACGATCGACGAGAACGGCGATGGGACGATCGATCAGTGGGGATATTGGGCCTACGGACGCTACGCCCACATCGAACCGTGGATCTTCAACAACGGTGGAGATCTTCTCAACGAGGCGCGCACTCGCCTCGACGTGAACGACGGTGCACGTGAAGCACTTACCTTCTTGACCGACCTCGTGCACGAGCACGGCGTGGCACCCACGCCCGCCTCTCTCGAGGGAATCCGCCAACAAGACGTCTTCCCTCAAGGGATTGCGGCCATGTGGGTCGACGGCACCTGGAACATCGCGAACAATCGCACCATCGTCGACGGTGCGTTCGCGTGGGACATCGCGCAAGTGCCCAACGGCCCCTCCAGCACGGGCGACGTGGGATACACGTGGCCGGACATGATGGCCATGTCCCCCAACGGCGACCAGCAAGACCTGGCGTTCGATTTCATTCGCCACATGACGGGCGAGGAGCGCTCCACCGACCTGTACCTCGGTGGCACCGTTCCGTTTCTGCGCACCACCGCGCAGAGCGACGCTTGGCTCGAACTCGATCAGCAACCCGCCAACAAAGACGTCATTCTCGACATCGGTTCCCTCCCCGGGAAAACGAGTTTCACGCCCAACTGGGGTGAGTGGCGCGGTTACGCTGCAGCCGAGGAGGGCGGCATGAACGGGGAGCTCGACGCCGCGTTCAACGGAAGCAAGACCATCGACGAGGCGATCGAACGCTTCACCGAGTACGGCAACGGCGTGCTCGAGCGCGTCTACCCGAACCCGTAA